In Salinarimonas sp., a genomic segment contains:
- a CDS encoding DUF2065 domain-containing protein has translation MTDLVVALGLVLAVEGLLFAAFPEGVKRAMIAAAETPSERMRIVGLVSAIVGVGIVWLIRGG, from the coding sequence ATGACGGATCTCGTCGTCGCCCTCGGCCTCGTCCTCGCGGTCGAGGGCCTTTTGTTCGCGGCGTTCCCCGAGGGCGTGAAGCGCGCCATGATCGCCGCCGCCGAGACCCCCAGCGAGCGCATGCGGATCGTCGGGCTCGTCTCGGCGATCGTCGGGGTGGGGATCGTCTGGCTGATCCGGGGCGGCTGA